One Castanea sativa cultivar Marrone di Chiusa Pesio chromosome 4, ASM4071231v1 DNA window includes the following coding sequences:
- the LOC142631729 gene encoding uncharacterized protein LOC142631729, whose translation MAGLFDKQAEIYSDSRPTYPSEWFSKLAALTSQHSLAWDAGTGSGQAALAVAEYFEQVIGTDISEAQLKHARQHPRVKYIHTPLSLSDDELVSLIGGENSVDLVTVAEAVHWFELPKFYSIVTRVLRKPGGVIAIWGYNKMEVSPTFDPVMKRFRETTLPFYDPKAQCLFDGYRTLPFRFESVGLGSEGEPLQLDIQIVMSFEGMVRRLRSSSAVTKAKDQGVDLLPEEVIKELESAWGGPNVIKTVTCKAFMLAGKVKV comes from the exons ATGGCTGGTTTGTTCGACAAACAGGCCGAGATTTATTCGGATTCAAGGCCAACCTATCCAAGCGAATGGTTTTCGAAGCTAGCTGCTCTGACCTCTCAACACTCTTTAGCTTGGGATGCTGGCACTGGCAGCGGCCAAGCTGCTCTTGCt GTTGCTGAGTATTTTGAGCAAGTAATTGGAACAGACATAAGTGAAGCTCAACTAAAACATGCAAGGCAACATCCTCGAGTCAAATACATCCATACCCCCTTATCCCTCTCTGACGACGAATTAGTGAGTCTAATAGGTGGAGAAAATTCAGTTGATTTGGTGACTGTGGCTGAAGCTGTGCACTGGTTTGAACTCCCAAAATTTTACTCCATTGTTACACGGGTTCTACGTAAGCCAGGAGGAGTAATTGCCATATGGGGCTACAATAAAATGGAAGTAAGCCCAACATTTGATCCTGTGATGAAAAGATTCCGTGAAACAACCCTCCCCTTTTATGACCCAAAGGCACAATGCTTGTTTGATGGTTATAGGACACTTCCATTTCGTTTTGAGAGTGTAGGTTTAGGTTCTGAGGGAGAACCATTGCAACTCGACATACAAATAGTGATGTCCTTTGAAGGAATGGTGAGGCGCTTAAGGTCATCTTCGGCTGTCACTAAAGCCAAGGACCAAGGGGTGGATTTATTACCTGAAGAAGTGATTAAGGAGCTTGAGAGTGCTTGGGGTGGTCCTAATGTGATCAAAACTGTGACCTGCAAGGCCTTTATGCTTGCAGGAAAAGTAAAGGTATAA